The Henckelia pumila isolate YLH828 chromosome 2, ASM3356847v2, whole genome shotgun sequence genome includes a window with the following:
- the LOC140878802 gene encoding uncharacterized protein has protein sequence MAGSGVCYKCKLPGHIAMNCPNVKNTAGRVYVMQAEEADPDTSLITGKILFRGNAMYALLDSRATHSFISQEFIRRVGIIPENAATSYDVTLPSGEFITTTSVLSGVELELHGNMIRADLVVLQMSGFDLILGMDWLTVSGASIDF, from the exons ATGGCTGGCTCGGGAGTGTGCTACAAGTGTAAGCTACCAGGGCATATTGCGATGAATTGCCCGAATGTGAAGAACACTGCAGGACGTGTGTACGTTATGCAAGCTGAGGAGGCGGATCCAGACACGTCATTGATCACGG GAAAAATCCTCTTTAGAGGTAATGCTATGTATGCGTTGCTAGACTCAAGAGCTACGCATTCATTTATCTCTCAGGAGTTTATTAGGCGGGTAGGCATTATACCTGAGAATGCTGCTACGAGCTATGATGTTACCTTGCCATCTGGAGAGTTTATTACTACAACCAGTGTGCTCAGTGGcgtggagttggagcttcatgGGAATATGATTAGGGCCGATCTAGTGGTGCTACAGATGTCAGgatttgatcttattttgggaATGGATTGGCTGACAGTTAGTGGAGCTTCGATAGATTTTTGA
- the LOC140878801 gene encoding uncharacterized protein has translation MEINEPFQVAYIIEKLPSQWKDFKNYLKRKRKELKLEDLIVRLCIEEDNRNTKTKSHKKMMETEAKANPAESRTADFQGKNNKSQKPKQANMVEERYVPLAIFDIDLSAVICETNMVDDPRGWWIDTGSTSHICADKDMYSTYATIGDRKLFMGNSATSDVVGVGNVVLKMTSGKEMTLKNVLHVPDIHKNLVLGSLLRKTGFRLVFESDKFVLTKSGVFVGKGYQESGLFKLNVMNVILPEAKNKIISSAYLTESCDL, from the exons ATGGAGATCAATGAACCGTTCCAAGTCGCATATATCATTGAGAAGTTGCCATCGCAATGGAAGGACTTCAAGAACTACCTTAAGCGCAAACGTaaggagttaaaacttgaagacCTTATTGTGAGACTTTGCATCGAGGAGGACAACAGAAACACCAAGACCAAGTCACATAAAAAGATGATggaaactgaggccaaagcaaATCCGGCGGAATCAA GGACTGCCGACTTCCAAGGAAAAAACAACAAAAGTCAAAAACCAAAGCAAGCAAACATGGTTGAAGAAAGATATGTGCCTTTAGCAATTTTTGATATTGATCTTAGTGCTGTTATTTGTGAGACCAACATGGTGGATGATCCAAGAGGATGGTGGATCGATACTGGCTCTACGAGTCACATTTGTGCAGATAAAGATATGTATTCCACCTATGCCACCATTGGAGATAGAAAGTTGTTCATGGGAAACTCTGCAACTTCGGATGTCGTTGGAGTTGGTAATGTAGTGCTGAAAATGACGTCGGGCAAGGAGATGACGCTCAAGAATGTACTACATGTGCCAGACATTCataaaaatttagttttggGCTCTCTTTTGAGAAAGACAGGGTTTAGATTGGTGTTTGAGTCTGATAAGTTTGTATTGACAAAGTCTGGTGTATTTGTTGGTAAAGGGTACCAAGAAAGTGGTCTCTTTAAATTAAATGTAATGAATGTTATCCTTCCTGaggcaaaaaataaaattattagttCTGCTTACTTGACTGAAAGTTGTGATTTATGA